Below is a genomic region from Nymphalis io chromosome 16, ilAglIoxx1.1, whole genome shotgun sequence.
tggcccatatgctcgtccgcctatctatactataaataaaaaatataaatatatgacgctttatatatatatttaaagcgtCCTTCGATGGGGTTCAGGCTTGCTTCATACCAGTGGATTTAGGGTATCGAAACTCGGTTCAATTTTGAAAACCCGGGTTTTCGGGTCTAAGAGTAATTAAAACCCGGGTAGACCGGTTTTTTCGAGCATTTCgatctttttattgtattttttttaaatacactaatCAGTGTTTATATATCGATTTCCTACAATGAGTACAAAATATAAAGGATAAggaagaatttaaataaatgaaacagtactttacaaattacaaaaacagttttgatgtttaaaaaagtgataacgatttattttttcttcagaatattttaaaacttagtaAGTAATCTAGtcttttttaaatcacagacTCGCAGAGATTAGTTTTaacattaaatgaattattttggtAACATTcacttattgtatttaaaagctaataaaaataatatcttcaaaagaCATTTTTGTAGTatcacaaataattttaacattaataaaactcttCTTTGCATTAACAATTAAGTAACGAATAGTTCTAGTCTTCTATTctattattctaatataatttaaattgcagtCGTTTGGTTAATAATCAGTTCTTTATCTAATTAACTAAAATACTAAGTAAAAAGTAGTTATGCATTTGACACATTATTTAAACAACATAGTTAAGACATACCCTCTGACCATCTGACCACATTAGAAAAAaagagattatataaaataataactaataccATTTTGGATATATCGTaacgtaacataaaaataacagaaatcAGAACTGAATTATTAGAATTTCTTCTTACTTATGTAAAATGAACGTAAAAAATTAGGGCATCCTAAATTTTGTCACTCAAAGACAAACGCAATCTATTGCAGACAATTTCAGCCGAAGAAAATATACGCTCCGGCTCGACGCTAGTAGGTGgaatagtttttaaatgttCATATACCAGAGATAGGTAACGCCCTCCATCCGCCATTCTCGAAGAGTGCCATTTCTACCCTCACAGTAGTAAGCAAATCGTTTGATGGACAAGCTGATCCAACATTTCATCACCTGTAGAccgataaaaaacaattttatcttcATTTTGAATGTTGTCAAAATATTTACCCGGTTTAGTCAAGTACTGTAGTGTTGCTGCTTGAGTTAGTCTTCTTTTTGCGTATCGTTTGCTCAATGCAAATGCTATTTTGTTACTTAGTGGTGTCTTCATTTCATCCATTTTCTTCAATGCAAATTTTAGGGAAACATCAGCTGTAAGTAATGTTGCATCGCGTCGACATAGCGCTTCGACGACAGGTTTAATAACATCCAATATTTTATGGATCTCATCTATATTTCTCAAGTCATCATCAGTAAATGCAATGTctgtttttaaatcaattaaagcTTTTGTAAtagatattttcaatttcagaAACCGACCTAACATGGCAGAAATGCTACTCCAGCGCGTTTTCCCATCTAACAGCAGGGAGTACTCCTGTCCAAAATCAGCTCTGACATGTTTTTGAAGGATGTCATCGTTTTTTGTCGGAGAATTCTTGAAGATTTTTACCACTTTCCGTACTTTTGATAGCAGATCGTTCTATCTAAAAGACTGTGAGCTGAAAGACTCCATAAACGAGgattcattattaaattcaacaCCATCTTCGTCATTATCTGTAGAATTCGTGTCGTCATTAAATTCTACAGTTTGCTGTCTTTGAGCCAATACCGATAAAGGCAAATCTTCATCCTCGTCAAGTTCGGTAAGCTGAGCGACGTTTTCCTCGAAGCCGGCATTGCGTTTGTACATAACGTCCACAATTGCCAGCTGAACGGTATGAGCGATGCATAGCTGATGGAATGACTTAAGGGACTTCCCTAATGCAACCATTAGGCTGCAACCGTCTGTAGTTTAAGCGACGATGTCATTTGTTAGAGATACCCCAAATTCGTCCAACTTGGCCTCATTCAATTGTACGCATGAGTCTGCATTCATTGAACCCGTGAATGCGTATGAGACCTAGATTTCGAAAACTGCTATCCCTTGCAAAATTTGGTGAATGTAAAGTGAGCCCTTCTATTTTTATTGGATGTCCATTCATCGAATGATATCGAAAACTTCTTTTCATCTGACAGTATAATTTTTATCTCGTTGATTATTTCTAGCTTCCTTTTATCAGTCTTTGAGAATTATGTTGCGAACCTCCCCTCTTCACTGCTCCACACTTCACCCCATTCATGTCCTGAGATGGACGCGCGCGTTCCATTTAACTTGCATGGCTTGTTTTGTTGGTAGGAACGTAGCAACGAAGCtactttttaagtaataaataataatttgtcaaaGCGTGTTTTTATTCCATTTACTTATTATTGCATTCGAAGTGgcttaaacttaataaataacaaaaacaaaagtttaaaaaaaaaacccgagTTTTAAAAATCAAACCCGGGTTTTTTTGTAATCCTCAGAACCGGGAAAACCCGGGCTCGATGCCCTAAGTGGATTGGATTAGCCTTGCCagcataacagacagagttacttccgtatttatatgttaaaatagattttatggAAAAGGTTTTTATATTCTCCACTCTGTTGTAACTCGCCAGGCGCTGCAGCACAAATACTTTTATACCGTTCAAATATACGTATCACGATCAATtgccatttaatattataacaataaaattgtcgTTTCTTAATTTTTCCTATCCTTTATTGCTTATTAAACGTTTTATGATAAAGATAATCAATAATTtaggttaataaaaaaacactgaaacaagaaataatgatatatatttctagatgattttttttactgacAATCAGgaccttaaataaaaaaatcgatatatttttaatatttgcgttcttatacatttaaaaattcatgATGTCTTGAACGATTTTAGTCACGGCAGCCATTTTGAACGGAGACTAGCCAGGAGATATTGTAGCGCATAACTGTTTATAATCACAGATGCCATTTAAAAACTAATCATATACTAATGAaaccatttaaaatttaaacattttttcattttacaaaaattaagaagcaaatacagatacaaaaatatgaaattaatttcaacctatctaatataaaaaaatatacatttttcgaGCAAAAATCCGATATACgtaaatgtaatatacattCTTATGTCTTAAacgataaaatttacaaaatgaaatcaTTTGAGAACGCtacataatgataataataaaattatctttatttacaatttaataaaaaataaagaagtattttataaagCTAGGATTATTTAAATCAGATAAGTTTAGCTATGGTTaacaattattgatatataaataaaattcaattgtaaTTCAACTATAGTTGCTGCCAATATAAAAGATGAAAAAAGGATTTtgactttaatttattacagtGTTGCTAgtcatatgaataataataataatagtaccgCATGGATTGTTTGATGAAtgatatagtaattaattatgtttttctcTTACATTAATTAACGCTATTTGTTAACACCCGAATAGTCAATTAACCAGTGcacaaaatacaaattaatttacgaTAGATATCTTATCTTGCGTTatacttaataacaaaatatatacaaataaaaaaaatatttccaccatttattattttatacatttaatgttttttttcagttagataacaatataaagtaGCTTTTATGTTTTCCTatgtttttgttacatttttttttaaattatcaagtattataaattaataaaactaaaactttaaagtaaaaataatataatgtaatttcacTTGAAATACAATTACTTTTGTCATTAAAATTCATCGGTACACCATTCATATTACAAATATCcttgatatattaattttcaattttatttgtaccaATAAATTTTGGGAAAAAAATGGCGTAAACATGTAATCAAAACTTGTGAAAAGTGAAGTTGAAGTGAATTTGTGTGGATAAGTttagtagtataatataaatactatagaaTTGTTTGTAGTACAAAATATAAGAGAAATATAATTGTCAAATCGGTAGGAATACGCATAGTGTATATCAAAGATTTGTTTCCTTTTTTCATCCTTCATTTGGAATAGATTACATATAAATAGGGCTAATGGTCACTGTTAGAGTTTTTGGAAATGCTGAGTGTCGCGTACTGCTGCTGCCGGAGCAAGATGCCCAGGCACTGCAGCAAGCACTGCATGCTGGCTGCCGAAGTCGCCTTTAAATATACCCTTTTATTATTCACTTTTCATTGACTtcacatttataacaaaaaaatactataaatatatgatcaAATAATAGTACGAGTGCTTTCTgaaatattacacaaaattcttacgcttttaatttaattgaaaacaaatatataacattaatgttCTTATTAGCATTTTCCCGCCATTCCCCGCCATAAGAGTttttcgttaaaattttacaaaatatttcagaaagcattaaaaaaatacatgaatttaattaaataagcaatttaaTCGATGTAGTTTTATCTTCGTAAGGTAGTGGGAGCGGCATGGACgacaagtatattattattatataatatattaaatgcgcTAATAACTTAATTTTGTCGATCGTCAAAGTCCGCCCCGGGCGGCTGGCACCCCACCGCTGTCAACGACTCGCCAAAGACATACATACGTGGAATTCACGACACACAAAACGGagcatattattatatcaatgttGCCAcagatattatttaactttgttAAATATGTGGTAAAGATAATTATATGATTTGTACAATATGATTAAAGTGCAACAGTGATTTGTGTTTTCATAATTACTACACACTGAATTAAATGGATTTAAACAGCGTGtagcacataatatatatgtgtgtaaatcTATATGCATACCTTTAGAAGAAGTAAATCTGGATCCGTATGAGGAAAGGGAGAATCGGCAGACTCTATACATCTAGCCAATGCTGCatcgctataaaaatattatttagttttattacagGAGGAACACTTAACTTAGCCGCacattttgtacaaaatggAAAAATTACCCTcacagtaattattattatctttaaataaaaaaactagaagcgcaatggtttacgctTTATCTGGCAATGTAAAGGCCGCAAGTTCGATTccgaatataatattacagtcCTCGAGTTGTGCATTGTAAcatctcctgcacagttggctagtctctcttgagattgagaAATTAGAAGTGGTGAATTAATGTACCATTTTATTAACCTTAGTTCAGTAGCTTGTAACTGTTGCCGAGCTGACGCCATTGCGTCGTGAACAGCGAGCTGCTCTCGAGGTTGCAAAGGTGGATTTGCTCCCATTgcctgaaaatattataaaccaatATGGTTTAAATTTTGAACTATCTATTGGCGCACCTTGAGCGTAATACCGACTTATATGCACAACACAGCAATGCTCAAGAATGACACTCTCTCATACCGTCATGCCCCTCTCCGCCGCCCCTATATACTACAACATACTTTGTtgctgtattattataatatcattgtaTTTACATGTACAAGCGATAtaacaaaaatcaaaatcatacaatcaaataacatcttagatcctgTGGTTGGTAATGCTTTTATGGTAAAAACTTACCATCTGATGACTTATTTGTCCAACAGCAAATTAAAAAGTACAAGCCAGGACATATTTTAAGTAACAaactgccatgatttatcgtaaacgggcgctagaattgttgagagatgcaaataaataataaataaataaataaataataaataatgttatcttaattttattttattttgtattaattagtatatttttagtaatttttttgtaacgtaaactttgcatgaatttaatgaattatttaattttaatttgtacctatatcaatttcaaactatttgtgttattaattttaattttattaagtgcatgtttatttttttatgatctttaatttgtaccaatttggactttttttttttttttttttaatctttctactcatgttgctataattatgtgttaatgtatttttaaaacaaatattgtaattgttgtggctactttaaaaagcttcacatgttagctattttcactaaattgttttacatttgtcattaaaacatgtagtagctactagtggtccttaaaataaataaataaataaataaataaataaaataaataaacaaatattactattataaatacctTAGTATGTATCTCTGCTATGGCTCTCAGTCCATTGACCCATTCTTGTCTGGCACGGGCATCTGTAGCTCTCAGTTTTAACATATCACCAGATGCACAGTTTATAGTAAATGTTTTAGAGTCTTCATCACTTGGACATATTACTGCAGCGGCTAGGTGAGCCTGAGAATTTTTATAtcctttcataaaaaaattaatactgcATGAATAAAACatctatataatgtatataataaagcaaCAGTGCCCACTCTCACAATCCACATCATATTTATTATGCCTCCATAATCATgtttttacaaacaatattttttcgtatttataattttcatctaATTAAGCGGACCCTGGcattactaggccgggaaaactcTAGGCAGAAGAGGAGAGTGTAATATTCATCTAATAATTTAGTTGTTGTGTTAATCCAATTTCATAAACTGACTGTGTGTTGATCTTAGTGAGAATCTTAAAAATGatctttataattacattaaaaatcttctcctcaaaaagaggagaggaggcctttagcccagcagtgggacattcacaggctgttacggaattacaTTAAGGGCAATGCTACAAGGCAAGACTACTTTATTCTATTAGTTCAATGTATACATATGAATTGGTATTTTGATTATGCTCAAATGAGATAGTGCCATTTACAAGTGATGAGCATCCCAGTTTTTCATATCCTTATTATGCTGGAGTACATTTTctcaaactatatatatatacacaaatgtgTATAGTAGTAGTTTACTActcaataaataagaataatcttAGTTAGGTGTCAAAAAGACTCATACACTGTATTGAGTCCCAGTGGGGAGTATTAAAAAGATTCTTCTACAAAGAGACTTACAATCatacagaaaatatataatataggttaGGTTACTTTTGGCCAGAACCGAATTGGCCA
It encodes:
- the LOC126774142 gene encoding oxysterol-binding protein-related protein 11, which produces MIKTTSLGSNRPLSGQLYKYTNVVKGWQQRWFAVDPETGVLSYYLFDGPGDTVQPGQPARGEAHLAAAVICPSDEDSKTFTINCASGDMLKLRATDARARQEWVNGLRAIAEIHTKAMGANPPLQPREQLAVHDAMASARQQLQATELSDAALARCIESADSPFPHTDPDLLLLKATSAASMQCLLQCLGILLRQQQYATLSISKNSNSDH